A genomic segment from Nicotiana sylvestris chromosome 1, ASM39365v2, whole genome shotgun sequence encodes:
- the LOC138880777 gene encoding uncharacterized protein, with product MNMFGKADQMNTDRESSVPIRKYGVDDHCRATERTGIFNQDAGGVERDYMDVHAEGQYEREFRDAHLDDETENVTDIGKEVCGVPEKICRVCGLQSQEDLTSPLGTSVSEIVCKCLEGTYDLSTPLSYKEKFGVQTCASQAASKEAGVQYQEKTGLQSQDIGRSEIGSKSIDATCDYDDVAGMILDIANESCQQASKDHGEQLQDKENVELQEKENTARNILAELSLEKTQEGTVEKTVSPAEENKEDTNDDNLNQYTRKRKRDSIGYDDPSFSLLTPTPPSIQMDIDSTLTMEGEGNVEEELG from the exons ATGAACATGTTTGGGAAAGCTGATCAGATGAACACAGATAGAGAATCTAGTGTTCCAATTAGAAAATATGGAGTTGATGATCATTGTCGTGCTACTGAGCGTACTGGCATATTCAACCAAGATGCAGGTGGTGTTGAACGTGATTATATGGATGTGCATGCAGAGGGTCAGTATGAAAGAGAATTTAGAGACGCACATCTAGATGATGAAACTGAAAATGTTACTGATATTGGGAAAG AAGTTTGTGGAGTGCCGGAGAAAATTTGTAGAGTTTGTGGATTGCAATCACAGGAGGATTTAACAAGTCCATTGGGGACAAGTGTCAGCGAGATTGTATGCAAATGCTTAGAAGGAACGTATGATCTCTCTACACCGCtgtcatacaaagaaaaatttggagTTCAAACTTGTGCCAGTCAAG CAGCAAGCAAAGAAGCTGGAGTGCAGTATCAAGAGAAAACTGGACTACAATCTCAAGACATAGGCAGAAGTGAGATTGGTTCCAAATCTATAGATGCAACATGTGATTATGATGATGTAGCTGGAATGATCTTGGATATTGCAAATG AATCTTGTCAACAAGCATCTAAAGATCATGGTGAACAACTGCAAGATAAAGAAAATGTGGaattgcaagaaaaagaaaatactgcACGCAATATTTTAGCTGAGTTGTCTCTTGAAAAAACACAAGAAGGTACTGTGGAGAAGACAG tgtcgcCAGCAGAGGAAAACAAAGAGGACACCAATGATGACAATCTTAACCAATAtacaaggaaaagaaagagagacaGTATTGGTTATGATGATCCGTCATTTTCTCTTCTTACTCCTACTCCTCCAAGTAtacaaatggacattgattcGACTTTAACTATGGAGGGTGAAGGAAATGTTGAAGAAGAACTTGGTTGA